A genomic region of Oryza glaberrima chromosome 1, OglaRS2, whole genome shotgun sequence contains the following coding sequences:
- the LOC127760068 gene encoding E3 ubiquitin-protein ligase EL5-like: MEIGGVLVSLLFAAFSLPCLLLLLVLAEAGLRLASLALRGGRYAWPTRSDFLGYRIARRRRAAVSGGAGGADGEEEAQPTAECCDRLAVAVYRRGRDAAPVDCVFCLSRVDDGEEVRELRCRHVFHRACLDAWLVLPRATCPLCRDCLLPPPCEPPRSFPLDYYDDDDDVHFGFNDFSITSSTTTTTSAAAAAVAYPHGVALWPM; encoded by the coding sequence atGGAGATCGGTGGCGTGCTCGTGTCGCTGCTcttcgccgccttctccctcccctgcctcctcctcctcctcgtcctcgccgaggccggcctccgcctcgcctccctcGCGCTCCGCGGCGGCCGCTACGCCTGGCCCACCCGCTCCGACTTCCTCGGCTACCgcatcgcccgccgccgccgcgccgccgtctccggcggcgccggcggggcggacggcgaggaggaggcgcagcCGACGGCGGAGTGCTGCGACCGCCTCGCAGTGGCGGTGTACCGGCGCGGGCGCGACGCGGCTCCCGTGGACTGCGTGTTCTGCCTGTCGCgggtggacgacggcgaggaggtccgCGAGCTCCGGTGCCGCCACGTCTTCCACCGCGCCTGCCTCGACGCCTGGCTCGTTCTCCCGCGCGCCACCTGCCCGCTCTGCCGCGActgcctcctcccgccgccgtgcGAGCCGCCGCGCAGCTTCCCGCTCGActactacgacgacgacgacgacgtccacTTCGGCTTCAACGACTTCTccatcacctcctccaccaccaccaccacctccgccgccgccgccgccgtcgcctaccCACACGGCGTCGCGCTCTGGCCCATGTAA